The genomic segment CTATGGGTGCTTTGCGATTGCTTTGCAAGACCCTGATTGTGGCGGTCGTGGCGCTAGGCGCACCGTCAGCGGCAGTGGCGGGGTTGCAAACGTCTAAATCGGAATTCGAACGCCGGGCGGCAGAGTACGATCAAGCGCTCATAACACCAGCGCAGGCCACTCCCGAGCAACACCATCTTATCGCCGTCTCCCTGGCGGCGCACCACGCCCAGTCTTCCGACCTTTCGGAGATGCTGCGGGTTCTCGACGAGCTTGCGGCGCTCGTCACATACCTGCCGCAGTCGGACACGAGCTTTTGGTGGGACGGAGCTCAGTGGGTTCCGTCCAACCGAACCACGTACACCTATTCCGGCGCCAAGTTGACCGAGACGGTGTTTCAGTCAACCGGGGACGGCGTAAACTGGGTCAACGAGACCAGATCGGTCAATACCTATGACGGCAGTGGGCGCTTGGCCACCAGCACGTCGATGACCTGGTCTGGCGCGTGGGTCAATGCGACGATGGCGACCTTTACCTATGATGGCAGCGGAAACGTCGCCACATCGCTGAGCCAGACGTGGAGCGGGAGCGCCTGGGTAAACGAGTTTTACTCCACGATGACTTACTCCGGCTCCAACCTCGCGACCACGATAACGCAGATCTGGTCTGGTTCTGCCTGGGTCAATATGCGCAAGGATATCTACACATACGGCGGCTTCGGTCTATCAGAGATACTGACTCAGGCATGGACGGGCGCCTGGATCGACGCCGAGCGGGTCGTCTACAGTTACGACGGGAGCGGACGGAGAACCCAGCAACTTTCACAGCTGTGGCGCAACAGCTCCTGGCGGAACTGGTTTAAGTACGATTTCGGCTACGATGGGGCGACCACAAACGAAATCCTCAACGTGCGCTCCGATTGGGATACCGCCGGCTCTGCCTGGGTCGCGTTTTCGGCGGACACGACCCGCTACTCCTCCAACAGACGAATCGAAATGGTGACGGCCTACTTCACGTTCCCATCCGTAATGCGGTTCCTCTACGCTTACGATGGTCCAGGTAACCTTTCGGAGATCATCAATCAGAACGGATTTGGCTCAAATTGGATGAATTTCAGCCGAACCGTAATCGTTTACACCATGGCCGGTGTGTTCGATGATGAAAGCGCGGGCGGGCTGCCCGCCGGTTTCACTGTCTCCCAGAACTATCCGAACCCGTTCAATCTTGGCACGACAATTCCCTACACACTCTCCGGCGACGGCCCCGTTCGCATCAGCGTGAGCAACATCGTGGGCCAGACTGTCGCCACCTTGGTTGAGGGCTTCCAGCCGGCCGGCTCTTACACCGCCTATTGGGATGGCCGCGATCCCACCGGCCGCGCCATGGCCAGCGGCGTCTACTTCTTCCGCGCCGAGATCGGCGGACAGACCCAGGTGCGCAAGATGGTGCTGCTGAAGTAGGGAAGAGGGTGATGATTCCACACAAGCCCCGGCCGTCGGCCGGGGCTTGTCTCATTCAGGCCGGCGCCAGCACATAGATAGTCCACGGCGCAATTGTCAGTTCCGATTTCCACTCGAAGGGCTCATCAGAACGTCCCAGCGGTTGATGGGTCGCGACGACCGTCAGTCCCGCAGCGTCATAAACGTCGCGGTATGCCGCATCGCTCCAGACAATGTCCTCGACCGGACGGCGGTCGGCGACATCGGTCATGATGATGCGCACACGGTCGCCGCTTCGGGCCGCGCGGTTTTCGGGGAAGTCGCGCGTGGTGAATGACGCCCACTCGTTGACGTAGATCTCCGGCGCCGAGACGAGGTTGATCATCCGTCCGCCGGCGCGCAGCAGGCCGCGCAACCCGCGGAACAGCGCGACCTTCTTTTCGCGGGTCGGGACGTTGTCGAAGGTGAAGACCGACAAGACCAGGTCGAACCGTTCGCCGCGCCAGTCCCCCAGTTCGCCGTCGGCGACCAGACGGTAGTCCCCTTCGGGATCCAGGCGTCGCGCCTGAGTCAGCATCTCAGCGGAGATGTCGATGCCGACGGCGGTCATGCCCAGACGCTTCACGAAGCGGGTCGAGCGTCCCGCGCCGCAGCCGAAATCCAACGCCGCATAGCCGTTGACATGCTCGGCGATGAGCGACGGCAAGTCGCGGTAGGCGAGGTAGTAGGTGCCCGGAAACTCCAGCCGCGCATACGATTCAGCGCGTTCCCGATCCTCGTACACGTTCCCGAAGGTCATATTCGCAACCATCCGGCGATAACGACCGGACTCCAGTCGCAACATTGCGCCGCGCCGGCCTAGATTCCCACCAGAATTTGCCATTCCGGATGGTTTTCGTACCGCCG from the bacterium genome contains:
- a CDS encoding class I SAM-dependent methyltransferase, with translation MTFGNVYEDRERAESYARLEFPGTYYLAYRDLPSLIAEHVNGYAALDFGCGAGRSTRFVKRLGMTAVGIDISAEMLTQARRLDPEGDYRLVADGELGDWRGERFDLVLSVFTFDNVPTREKKVALFRGLRGLLRAGGRMINLVSAPEIYVNEWASFTTRDFPENRAARSGDRVRIIMTDVADRRPVEDIVWSDAAYRDVYDAAGLTVVATHQPLGRSDEPFEWKSELTIAPWTIYVLAPA
- a CDS encoding FlgD immunoglobulin-like domain containing protein, which codes for MGALRLLCKTLIVAVVALGAPSAAVAGLQTSKSEFERRAAEYDQALITPAQATPEQHHLIAVSLAAHHAQSSDLSEMLRVLDELAALVTYLPQSDTSFWWDGAQWVPSNRTTYTYSGAKLTETVFQSTGDGVNWVNETRSVNTYDGSGRLATSTSMTWSGAWVNATMATFTYDGSGNVATSLSQTWSGSAWVNEFYSTMTYSGSNLATTITQIWSGSAWVNMRKDIYTYGGFGLSEILTQAWTGAWIDAERVVYSYDGSGRRTQQLSQLWRNSSWRNWFKYDFGYDGATTNEILNVRSDWDTAGSAWVAFSADTTRYSSNRRIEMVTAYFTFPSVMRFLYAYDGPGNLSEIINQNGFGSNWMNFSRTVIVYTMAGVFDDESAGGLPAGFTVSQNYPNPFNLGTTIPYTLSGDGPVRISVSNIVGQTVATLVEGFQPAGSYTAYWDGRDPTGRAMASGVYFFRAEIGGQTQVRKMVLLK